The following proteins are encoded in a genomic region of Heliomicrobium gestii:
- a CDS encoding DHH family phosphoesterase, producing MLPGMKSRLSFWLLAIPAVAGAGVLIAILAPVHRAIAGAVAALLVGVLFFAVESAYRWRRQAETRLNHLQEQLESSGADLLAHLPLGLVYIDSNGALLWHNPEFARMLGREGYRFKGKLRSHLPELHFKKNSGFSELVASRLVIRDRQIKVSLRSGPEEGRRLLAFDDVTEYEQRAAREEGPVIGLCIIDNFDEAMAPLEDENKFAVAAEIDKLLNEWALGFEGYIRKVSEDRYVLLMTGSGLRICQAHNFDVLDRIRAIRLENRIAITLSIGLGVGEDSMADLGRLARNGVDLAMERGGDQVVVKSAERVYFYGGNTEAVEKRTRVRARVVAKSLRALILGADNVVILGHEQADLDAAGAAIGLSRAVAALDKPVSVVLDTRGGALDRLMPYVQASAELDKTLVSLEEAPDFVNAGTLLVVVDTHKPSLLPDRSLLDRAGHVVIIDHHRRGEEFIEKTSLVYLEAYASSTCELVAEILQYLKEDLELGKIAASALLAGITVDTKHFVFMTGARTYEAASYLRRSGADPQLVQTILRDPMETVVRRAAIIGGAEVHFGHIAIGVQAEATPCATVISAQAADELLEVEGIQASFVLRPFPKGTAVSARSQGEVNVHAILERLGGGGHLTIAGAQLAGLTLAEAKEKLLAAIGAYLDQQKEQKALAERDHPAEGADTAVKREGKR from the coding sequence ATGCTTCCCGGAATGAAATCGCGCCTCTCCTTTTGGCTGCTCGCCATTCCCGCCGTCGCCGGCGCCGGAGTGCTCATCGCCATCCTCGCCCCGGTGCACCGCGCCATCGCGGGCGCGGTGGCGGCGCTGCTGGTCGGCGTGCTCTTTTTCGCCGTTGAAAGCGCCTACCGCTGGCGGCGACAAGCGGAAACGCGGCTGAATCACTTGCAGGAACAACTGGAGTCATCGGGCGCTGACCTGTTGGCCCACCTGCCCCTCGGTCTCGTCTATATCGACAGCAACGGCGCCCTGTTGTGGCACAATCCCGAGTTCGCCCGCATGCTCGGCCGCGAGGGGTATCGCTTCAAGGGGAAACTGCGCAGCCATCTCCCGGAACTGCACTTCAAGAAAAACTCCGGCTTTTCCGAACTGGTGGCCAGCCGCCTCGTCATCCGCGACCGGCAGATCAAGGTCTCGCTCCGTTCCGGACCGGAAGAAGGGCGACGCCTGCTGGCCTTTGACGATGTGACCGAGTACGAACAACGGGCCGCCCGCGAGGAAGGTCCGGTCATCGGTCTCTGCATCATCGACAACTTCGACGAGGCGATGGCGCCGCTGGAGGATGAGAACAAGTTCGCCGTCGCCGCCGAGATCGACAAGCTGCTCAACGAGTGGGCGCTGGGCTTTGAAGGCTACATCCGCAAGGTGTCCGAAGACCGCTACGTGCTGCTGATGACCGGATCCGGCTTGCGGATCTGTCAGGCCCACAACTTCGATGTTCTCGATCGCATCCGGGCGATCCGGCTGGAAAACCGCATCGCCATCACCCTCAGCATCGGCCTCGGCGTCGGCGAGGATTCGATGGCCGATCTGGGCCGGTTGGCCCGGAACGGCGTCGACCTGGCCATGGAGCGCGGCGGCGACCAGGTGGTCGTCAAGTCGGCCGAGCGGGTCTACTTCTACGGCGGCAACACGGAGGCCGTGGAAAAGCGCACCCGCGTGCGCGCCCGCGTCGTGGCCAAGTCGCTGCGGGCCTTGATCCTGGGGGCCGATAACGTGGTCATCCTGGGCCATGAACAGGCCGACCTCGACGCCGCCGGCGCTGCGATCGGTCTCTCCCGCGCCGTCGCCGCCCTCGACAAGCCCGTCTCCGTCGTTCTCGACACCCGCGGCGGCGCACTGGACCGGCTGATGCCCTATGTGCAGGCCAGCGCCGAGTTGGACAAAACGCTGGTGTCCCTGGAAGAGGCGCCGGACTTTGTCAATGCCGGGACGCTGCTGGTCGTGGTGGACACCCACAAGCCCTCGCTGCTTCCCGATCGCAGCCTCTTGGACCGCGCCGGCCACGTGGTCATCATCGATCATCACCGCCGCGGCGAGGAGTTTATCGAAAAAACCAGCCTCGTCTACCTGGAGGCCTATGCCTCGTCGACCTGTGAACTGGTGGCGGAAATCCTCCAATACCTCAAAGAAGACCTGGAATTGGGCAAAATCGCCGCTTCGGCGCTCTTGGCCGGCATCACCGTCGACACGAAGCATTTCGTTTTCATGACCGGGGCGAGGACCTATGAGGCCGCCTCGTACCTGCGGCGCTCCGGCGCCGACCCGCAGCTTGTCCAGACGATCCTGCGCGATCCCATGGAGACGGTCGTCCGCCGGGCGGCCATCATCGGCGGGGCGGAAGTCCACTTCGGCCACATCGCCATCGGCGTTCAAGCGGAAGCGACGCCGTGCGCCACCGTCATCTCGGCCCAGGCCGCCGACGAACTGCTCGAGGTGGAGGGGATCCAGGCCTCATTCGTCCTGCGGCCCTTCCCGAAGGGGACGGCCGTGTCGGCCCGCTCCCAGGGCGAAGTCAATGTGCACGCCATCTTGGAGCGGCTCGGCGGCGGCGGTCACCTGACCATCGCCGGCGCCCAACTGGCCGGACTCACCCTGGCCGAGGCGAAGGAAAAACTCCTCGCCGCCATCGGCGCCTACCTGGATCAGCAAAAAGAGCAAAAAGCGCTGGCTGAGCGCGACCACCCGGCCGAGGGCGCTGACACCGCTGTTAAGCGGGAGGGCAAGCGCTAA
- a CDS encoding adenylosuccinate synthase — protein MSSVVVVGAQWGDEGKGKITDFLAQNADVVARYQGGNNAGHTVVVKGKEFKLHLIPSGILYPDKTCIIGNGVVVDPGVLIEELKYLESEGVSADNLRISGRAHVIMPYHRRLDEVEEDRRGANKIGTTKRGIGPCYVDKIARVGIRMADLLDPEEFRAKLEQNVAAKNELFEKVYGVEGFDVQAIFDEYRAYAERLQAYIVDTSVLLDDARKAGRHILFEGAQGTLLDIDHGTYPFVTSSHPIGGGATVGSGVGPTTINKVLGVVKAYTTRVGEGPFPTELNDEMGDQIRQAGHEFGTTTGRPRRCGWFDAVIMRYSVRVSGLTCMAVTKLDVLDQLPVIKICVGYRYRGEVLEHFPESLKKLAECEPVYEEMPGWICDTTGCRTMAELPEKARRYVKRMEELCGCPASIVAVGPDREQTIVVEEAF, from the coding sequence ATGTCATCGGTCGTAGTCGTCGGCGCCCAGTGGGGCGACGAAGGTAAAGGGAAGATCACCGACTTTCTGGCCCAAAATGCGGACGTTGTCGCGCGCTACCAGGGAGGTAACAATGCGGGACATACGGTGGTCGTGAAAGGGAAGGAGTTCAAACTCCACCTGATCCCCTCGGGCATCCTCTACCCCGATAAAACCTGCATCATCGGCAACGGTGTCGTCGTCGACCCCGGCGTGCTGATTGAGGAACTGAAGTACCTGGAAAGCGAGGGCGTCTCAGCCGACAACCTGCGCATCTCGGGACGGGCCCATGTGATCATGCCCTACCACCGCCGCCTTGATGAGGTGGAGGAAGATCGCCGCGGCGCCAATAAAATCGGCACGACCAAACGGGGCATCGGTCCCTGCTATGTCGACAAAATCGCCCGTGTGGGCATCCGCATGGCCGACCTGCTCGATCCGGAAGAGTTCCGGGCGAAGCTGGAACAAAACGTGGCCGCCAAAAACGAACTCTTTGAGAAGGTCTACGGCGTCGAGGGTTTTGACGTGCAGGCGATCTTTGATGAATACCGGGCCTACGCCGAACGGCTCCAGGCGTACATTGTCGATACGTCGGTCCTCCTCGATGACGCCCGCAAAGCCGGCCGGCACATCCTCTTTGAAGGCGCCCAGGGAACGCTGCTCGACATCGACCACGGCACCTATCCCTTCGTCACGTCGTCCCATCCCATCGGCGGCGGCGCCACCGTCGGCTCCGGCGTCGGCCCGACGACGATCAACAAGGTCCTCGGCGTCGTGAAGGCCTATACGACCCGTGTCGGCGAAGGTCCCTTCCCGACGGAACTGAATGACGAGATGGGCGACCAGATCCGGCAGGCCGGCCATGAGTTCGGCACCACCACCGGCCGCCCTCGCCGTTGCGGCTGGTTTGACGCCGTCATCATGCGCTACTCCGTCCGCGTCAGCGGTCTCACCTGCATGGCTGTCACCAAGCTGGACGTGCTCGATCAACTGCCGGTGATCAAGATCTGTGTGGGCTACCGGTATCGGGGCGAAGTGCTCGAACACTTCCCCGAAAGCCTGAAGAAGCTGGCCGAGTGTGAACCGGTGTACGAAGAGATGCCCGGTTGGATCTGCGACACCACCGGCTGCCGCACCATGGCGGAACTGCCGGAAAAGGCGCGCCGCTATGTGAAGCGCATGGAAGAACTCTGCGGTTGCCCCGCTTCGATCGTGGCGGTTGGCCCCGATCGGGAGCAGACGATCGTCGTGGAAGAAGCGTTTTAA
- the rplI gene encoding 50S ribosomal protein L9 produces MKVILQQDVKNLGKKGDIVDVAEGYGRNFVLPRGLAIEATPANLKNLERLKAIEAKKKEQELIDAKELGAKLAGITVKVGTKAGEGGRLFGAVTNKEIAETVEKQFGLKVDKRKYELKQPIKTLGVYPITVKIHPAVSVELKVDVVSE; encoded by the coding sequence ATGAAAGTCATCTTGCAGCAAGATGTAAAAAACTTAGGAAAAAAAGGCGACATCGTCGATGTGGCCGAGGGATATGGACGCAACTTCGTTCTGCCGCGCGGGCTGGCCATTGAAGCGACGCCGGCGAACCTGAAGAACCTGGAGCGGCTGAAAGCGATCGAGGCGAAGAAAAAAGAGCAGGAACTGATCGACGCCAAGGAACTGGGCGCCAAACTGGCGGGCATCACCGTCAAGGTCGGCACCAAAGCCGGCGAGGGCGGCCGCCTGTTCGGCGCTGTCACCAACAAGGAGATCGCCGAGACGGTGGAAAAGCAGTTCGGCCTCAAAGTGGACAAGCGCAAGTATGAACTGAAACAGCCCATCAAGACGCTGGGGGTTTACCCCATCACCGTTAAAATTCACCCTGCCGTGTCGGTGGAACTCAAAGTCGACGTCGTCAGCGAATAA
- the lonC gene encoding Lon family ATP-dependent protease, whose amino-acid sequence MKKIMETLNRTRLSQLISRRSDEDLLAHQVDALFGTLSDIYGADKLVLRASKLEILPLMRSNQLEERVWALQRLVLHGPAPQKPPTAKEIPQILNEIEDEIAGIIARRSVEDKLEKLVADKMQERHEEYMREIKMQVLKETGGPENAQTLKRLAQLEKMNNVTLARSAMEMLRPQQLNEVVGQERAVQAILSKLASPYPQHILCYGPPGVGKTTAARLAFQAAKGRSVTPFPEEAPFIEVDGTTLRWDPREVTNPLLGSVHDPIYQGARRDLADTGIPEPKLGLVSDAHSGVLFIDEIGEMDPMLLNKLLKVLEDKRVSFDSAYYDPLDPNVPQWIKKIFDEGAPADFILVGATTRGPGELNPALRSRCAEIFFEPLTPSDIKDIIENAGQRLEVRLETGVAELIAEYTIEGRKAVNLLADAYGLALFRREEAEAGGENGDEEKTPLIGVTCDDVLEVLRTARLSPYVTRKGEHKAEAGRIFGLGVAGFVGSVLEIEAVAFPANGEGKGHIRFNDTAGSMAKDSVFNAASVFRRLAGKELADFDLHVNVVGGGNIDGPSAGLAIFLSVYSAIQELPLWQDVAVTGEISLRGGVKAVGGIFEKIYGARQAGIRRVLIPKENEKDVPSGLTGIEVIAVETVDEALALIQAGPAVVSTGQAS is encoded by the coding sequence ATGAAAAAAATTATGGAGACCTTGAACCGGACGAGGTTGAGCCAACTGATCAGCCGCCGTTCCGATGAGGATTTGCTGGCCCATCAGGTCGACGCGCTCTTCGGCACCCTCTCCGACATCTATGGCGCCGATAAACTGGTGTTGCGGGCGAGCAAGCTGGAGATCCTGCCGCTGATGCGTTCCAACCAACTGGAGGAGCGCGTCTGGGCCTTGCAGCGCCTGGTCCTGCACGGACCGGCGCCGCAGAAACCGCCGACAGCCAAGGAGATCCCCCAGATCCTCAACGAGATCGAAGACGAGATCGCCGGCATCATCGCCCGGCGCTCCGTCGAGGACAAACTGGAAAAGCTCGTGGCCGACAAGATGCAGGAGCGCCACGAGGAGTACATGCGCGAGATCAAGATGCAGGTGCTGAAGGAGACGGGCGGCCCCGAGAACGCCCAGACCCTCAAGCGCCTGGCCCAATTGGAGAAGATGAACAACGTCACCCTGGCCCGTTCGGCCATGGAGATGTTGCGGCCGCAGCAGTTGAACGAGGTGGTGGGGCAGGAGCGGGCCGTCCAGGCCATCCTCTCCAAGCTGGCCTCCCCCTATCCCCAGCACATCCTCTGCTACGGACCGCCCGGCGTCGGCAAGACGACAGCGGCCCGGTTGGCCTTCCAGGCCGCCAAGGGACGGAGCGTCACCCCCTTCCCGGAGGAGGCGCCCTTCATCGAGGTGGATGGCACCACCCTGCGCTGGGACCCCCGGGAGGTGACCAACCCGCTCCTGGGCTCTGTCCATGACCCCATCTACCAGGGCGCCCGGCGCGATCTGGCCGACACGGGCATCCCCGAACCCAAATTGGGCCTCGTCAGCGACGCCCACAGCGGCGTCCTCTTCATCGATGAGATCGGCGAGATGGACCCCATGCTGCTCAACAAGCTGCTCAAGGTCCTGGAAGACAAGCGCGTCAGCTTCGACTCGGCCTATTACGATCCCCTTGACCCGAACGTGCCCCAGTGGATCAAAAAGATCTTTGATGAGGGCGCGCCGGCCGACTTCATCCTCGTCGGGGCCACCACCCGCGGCCCGGGGGAGTTGAACCCGGCGTTGCGCTCCCGCTGCGCCGAGATCTTCTTTGAGCCCCTCACCCCGTCCGACATCAAAGACATCATCGAAAATGCAGGCCAGCGCCTGGAGGTTCGCCTCGAAACCGGTGTGGCCGAACTGATCGCCGAATACACCATCGAAGGCCGCAAGGCGGTCAATCTCCTGGCCGACGCCTATGGTCTCGCCCTCTTCCGTCGCGAAGAGGCCGAAGCGGGAGGAGAGAACGGTGATGAGGAAAAGACGCCGTTGATAGGCGTCACCTGTGACGATGTCCTCGAAGTGCTGCGCACGGCCCGCCTCAGCCCCTATGTGACCCGCAAGGGCGAACACAAGGCGGAAGCGGGTCGCATCTTCGGCCTTGGTGTCGCCGGCTTCGTCGGTTCCGTGCTGGAGATCGAAGCGGTCGCCTTCCCCGCCAACGGCGAGGGCAAAGGCCATATCCGCTTCAACGACACGGCCGGCAGCATGGCCAAAGACTCCGTCTTCAATGCGGCCTCCGTCTTTCGTCGCCTCGCCGGGAAGGAATTGGCCGATTTTGACCTCCATGTCAACGTCGTCGGCGGCGGGAACATCGACGGCCCATCGGCCGGTTTGGCCATCTTCCTCTCCGTCTACTCGGCCATCCAGGAGCTTCCCCTCTGGCAGGACGTGGCCGTCACCGGCGAGATCTCCCTGCGCGGCGGCGTCAAAGCCGTCGGCGGGATTTTTGAAAAGATCTACGGCGCTCGCCAGGCCGGCATCCGCCGTGTCCTCATCCCCAAAGAAAACGAAAAGGATGTCCCCTCCGGCCTGACCGGCATCGAGGTCATCGCCGTGGAAACCGTCGACGAGGCCTTGGCCCTGATCCAGGCGGGTCCCGCCGTCGTCTCGACGGGACAAGCATCGTAA
- the scfB gene encoding thioether cross-link-forming SCIFF peptide maturase: protein MANQAASPWWSDLAGYDFSAHLFPFAHGDAAFCYDVNSNSLHRLDKTAWQVLEALMVAQGDGAAARAALVEAEMDGDTVDEVLAELGELKAANMLFTDDPLADGFAPQSAATNVATSVATDAATDAEKAASGVPAAGGAMADPIVKALCLHVAHDCNLRCGYCFAGTGPFGGDRSLMPVETGKQAIDFLLAHSQGRQHVEIDFFGGEPLLNFDVVKELVAYAKARAAEEGKILKLTLTTNGLLLDEETGRYLNDEGLSVVLSLDGRREVHDRMRPYVDGSGSYDDVAANLLAFVQSRGGEDYYVRGTFTGHNPDFAADALHIHDLGFRHISVEPVVAAPDMDYALQAEHIERLDEQYRILSEEIVRRNQAGQPINFFHFQLDLVHGPCLAKRLSGCGAGFEYMAVAPNGDLYPCHQFVGRDNYRLGNVATGMTGQAIAQSFADAHVYHKESCPTCWARFLCSGGCHANNEAATGSLRIPAAMSCHLAKMRLKWALYAQALSTGTGA, encoded by the coding sequence ATGGCAAACCAAGCCGCTTCTCCCTGGTGGTCCGACCTGGCCGGCTACGATTTTTCGGCGCACCTCTTTCCCTTCGCCCATGGCGACGCGGCTTTTTGTTATGATGTGAACTCCAACTCGCTGCACCGTCTCGATAAAACGGCGTGGCAGGTGCTGGAGGCCTTGATGGTGGCCCAGGGCGACGGCGCGGCGGCGCGCGCGGCCCTGGTGGAAGCTGAGATGGACGGTGACACCGTTGACGAGGTGCTGGCCGAGCTGGGCGAACTGAAGGCGGCGAACATGCTCTTCACGGACGATCCGCTGGCCGATGGTTTTGCGCCCCAGTCGGCGGCGACAAACGTCGCCACTTCCGTCGCGACAGACGCCGCGACAGACGCGGAAAAAGCCGCCAGCGGTGTTCCCGCCGCCGGCGGCGCCATGGCCGATCCGATCGTCAAAGCCCTCTGCCTTCATGTGGCCCATGACTGCAACCTGCGCTGCGGCTACTGTTTTGCCGGCACCGGCCCCTTTGGCGGTGACCGCAGCCTCATGCCCGTGGAGACGGGGAAACAGGCCATTGACTTTTTGCTCGCCCATTCGCAGGGACGCCAGCATGTGGAGATCGACTTCTTCGGCGGCGAACCGCTGCTGAATTTTGATGTCGTCAAGGAACTGGTGGCCTATGCGAAGGCACGGGCGGCCGAGGAAGGCAAGATCCTGAAGCTCACCTTGACGACGAACGGGCTGCTGCTCGATGAGGAAACCGGCCGCTATCTCAACGACGAGGGCCTGTCGGTCGTCCTCTCCCTGGACGGCCGCCGTGAGGTTCATGACCGCATGCGCCCCTATGTGGACGGCTCGGGCTCCTATGACGACGTGGCCGCCAACCTGCTGGCCTTCGTTCAATCGCGGGGCGGCGAAGATTATTATGTGCGGGGGACCTTTACGGGCCACAACCCCGACTTTGCCGCCGATGCCCTCCATATTCACGATCTCGGCTTTCGCCACATCTCGGTCGAGCCGGTTGTGGCGGCGCCGGATATGGACTACGCGTTGCAAGCCGAACATATCGAGCGGCTCGATGAACAGTACCGCATCCTGTCCGAGGAGATTGTCCGCCGCAATCAAGCGGGCCAGCCGATCAACTTCTTCCACTTCCAACTCGACCTCGTCCACGGTCCTTGCCTGGCCAAGCGCCTCTCCGGCTGTGGCGCCGGCTTTGAATACATGGCCGTCGCCCCCAATGGCGACCTTTATCCCTGCCATCAGTTTGTCGGCCGCGACAACTACCGCCTCGGCAATGTGGCGACAGGGATGACCGGCCAAGCCATCGCCCAATCCTTTGCTGACGCCCATGTCTATCACAAAGAAAGCTGCCCCACCTGCTGGGCCCGTTTCCTCTGCTCCGGCGGCTGCCACGCCAACAACGAAGCGGCCACGGGCAGCCTGCGCATCCCGGCGGCGATGAGTTGTCACCTGGCCAAGATGCGCCTCAAGTGGGCGCTCTACGCCCAGGCGCTGTCCACGGGGACGGGGGCCTAA
- a CDS encoding beta-class carbonic anhydrase: MSRLEQILAANREFMRRLPEEFVHSDCAPVTKTPSRGLAIFTCMDTRLVDFLEPAMGIRRGEAKMIKNAGNSVTGPFEATIRSLVVAIFELGVEEVMVIGHKDCGIANTSAEGLKSKMLARGISPDALYMVDQELTSWIDRFHHPCENVREVVARIRTNPLIPKDVPIHGLMFDPQSGEIEILVDGYEGVAK, translated from the coding sequence ATGAGCCGACTGGAACAGATTCTCGCCGCCAACCGTGAATTCATGCGGCGCTTACCCGAGGAGTTTGTCCATTCCGACTGCGCTCCTGTGACGAAGACGCCGAGCCGGGGCTTGGCCATCTTCACATGCATGGATACGCGGCTCGTGGACTTTCTTGAGCCTGCCATGGGCATCCGTCGCGGTGAGGCGAAAATGATTAAAAACGCCGGCAACTCGGTGACCGGCCCTTTTGAAGCGACGATCCGCAGCCTCGTGGTTGCCATCTTTGAACTGGGTGTGGAAGAGGTCATGGTCATCGGCCATAAGGACTGCGGGATCGCGAACACGTCCGCCGAAGGGTTAAAGTCCAAGATGCTGGCTCGCGGCATCTCGCCCGATGCCCTCTATATGGTCGATCAGGAACTCACCTCCTGGATCGATCGGTTCCACCACCCCTGCGAAAACGTGCGCGAGGTTGTCGCCCGCATCCGCACCAACCCCTTGATCCCCAAAGATGTCCCCATCCATGGCCTCATGTTTGATCCCCAGTCGGGAGAGATTGAGATCCTAGTCGACGGCTATGAGGGGGTCGCAAAATAA
- the dnaB gene encoding replicative DNA helicase, producing the protein MSSLFDRLPPQNIEAEQSVLGAMLLDAEAVYKATELLKPEDFYKEAHQTVFRTLQTLSQRGEAVDLVTLTEELRQTGNLERVGSIPYLIELGNVVPTAANVEHYAKIVAEKSLLRQIIRASTRITQKGYDGAEEVDQLLDEAEQAFLDIAQRQARDGMVPLRDVLVATLDHIEHLYNRKGDVTGVATHFRELDRMTSGLQPSDLIIVAARPAMGKTAFCLNIAQNAAVRDKVPVALFSLEMSREQLVQRMLASEALLDQQRLRTGALTEQDWDTLTNAIPPLSDAPIYIDDTAGITVMEMRAKCRRLKTEKNLGLIVIDYLQLMQGGGGGRRSENRQQEISEISRSLKALARELNVPVVALSQLSRSVEQTTDKKPNLSHLRESGALEQDADMVMFIYREEYYIPDTEKKGIAEIIIAKHRNGPVGSVELGFLKEFTKFVNRDYR; encoded by the coding sequence ATGAGCAGCCTATTTGACCGCCTGCCTCCCCAAAATATCGAAGCCGAACAGTCGGTGCTGGGCGCCATGCTCTTAGACGCCGAGGCCGTCTACAAGGCGACAGAACTGCTGAAGCCGGAGGACTTCTACAAAGAAGCCCACCAAACCGTCTTTCGCACCTTGCAAACCCTCTCCCAAAGGGGCGAGGCCGTCGACCTGGTCACACTGACGGAGGAACTCCGGCAGACGGGGAACCTGGAGCGGGTCGGCAGCATCCCCTACCTGATCGAACTGGGGAACGTGGTGCCGACAGCGGCCAACGTGGAGCATTACGCCAAGATCGTCGCTGAAAAGTCCCTGCTTCGCCAGATCATCCGCGCCTCCACCCGCATCACCCAGAAGGGCTATGACGGCGCCGAAGAAGTGGATCAACTGCTCGACGAGGCGGAGCAGGCCTTCCTGGATATCGCCCAGCGCCAAGCCCGCGACGGCATGGTCCCCCTGCGGGATGTCCTGGTGGCCACCCTGGACCACATCGAGCACCTCTACAACCGCAAGGGCGACGTGACCGGCGTGGCCACCCACTTCCGGGAGTTGGACCGGATGACCTCCGGTCTCCAGCCGTCAGACCTGATCATCGTCGCCGCCCGGCCGGCCATGGGGAAGACGGCCTTCTGCCTGAACATCGCCCAAAACGCCGCCGTCCGGGACAAGGTGCCTGTGGCCCTCTTCAGCCTCGAAATGTCGCGGGAACAGTTGGTCCAGCGGATGCTCGCGTCGGAGGCGCTTCTGGACCAGCAGCGGCTGCGCACCGGCGCCTTGACCGAACAGGACTGGGACACGTTGACCAACGCCATTCCCCCCTTGTCGGACGCGCCCATCTACATCGACGACACGGCCGGCATCACCGTCATGGAGATGCGGGCCAAGTGCCGGCGCCTTAAAACGGAGAAAAATCTCGGCCTCATCGTCATCGACTACCTGCAGTTGATGCAGGGCGGCGGCGGCGGCCGGCGTTCGGAAAACCGGCAGCAGGAGATCTCCGAGATCTCCCGCTCCTTGAAAGCCCTGGCCCGCGAACTGAACGTGCCTGTCGTGGCCCTCTCGCAGCTCTCCCGTTCGGTGGAACAGACGACAGACAAGAAGCCGAACCTGAGCCACCTGCGCGAATCGGGCGCCCTCGAGCAGGACGCCGATATGGTCATGTTCATCTACCGCGAGGAGTATTACATCCCCGATACGGAGAAGAAGGGCATCGCCGAGATCATCATCGCCAAGCACCGGAACGGCCCCGTCGGTTCGGTGGAACTGGGCTTCCTGAAGGAGTTCACCAAGTTCGTCAACCGCGATTACCGGTGA
- the scfA gene encoding six-cysteine ranthipeptide SCIFF codes for MSKHIVTVQKGALQATAQTGGCGECQTSCQSACKTSCTVGNQVCQKG; via the coding sequence GTGAGCAAACATATCGTCACTGTGCAGAAAGGCGCTCTGCAGGCCACGGCCCAAACCGGCGGCTGCGGCGAATGCCAGACCTCCTGCCAATCGGCCTGCAAGACCTCCTGTACCGTAGGGAACCAGGTTTGCCAGAAAGGCTAA
- the lgt gene encoding prolipoprotein diacylglyceryl transferase, with amino-acid sequence MPDPIAFYIGDQPIRWYGILISSALLIGTLLAQRETVRHRIDPDFLYNLILWATPLALLGARAYYVIFNWKYYANDLGEIVAIRHGGLGIFGALIVAFAFSWYYTRKHGVSFWEMADIAAPSLILGQAIGRWGNFFNQEAYGYPTDVPWAMMIDGEMRHPTFLYESIWDIVGFLLLLVLRRRPWMRRGEVFLFYLAYYSLGRFWIEGLRMDSEMVGDFRLPQLLSLAWMAFAVAAYYYRRKRGYADEPATPTTPESANLETKRG; translated from the coding sequence TTGCCTGATCCGATCGCATTTTATATCGGCGACCAGCCGATCCGTTGGTACGGGATCCTGATCAGCAGCGCCCTGCTCATCGGCACCTTGCTGGCCCAGCGGGAGACGGTGCGCCACCGGATTGACCCCGATTTCCTCTACAACCTGATCCTGTGGGCGACGCCGCTGGCCCTGCTTGGCGCGCGCGCCTATTATGTCATCTTCAACTGGAAGTACTACGCCAATGACCTCGGCGAGATTGTGGCCATCCGGCACGGCGGATTGGGGATCTTCGGCGCCCTGATCGTCGCCTTTGCGTTCAGCTGGTATTACACGCGCAAGCATGGCGTATCTTTTTGGGAGATGGCCGACATCGCCGCGCCGTCGCTCATCCTCGGCCAGGCCATTGGCCGCTGGGGGAACTTTTTCAACCAGGAGGCTTACGGCTACCCGACCGATGTCCCTTGGGCGATGATGATCGATGGAGAGATGCGTCACCCCACCTTCCTCTACGAGTCGATTTGGGACATCGTCGGTTTTCTCCTGCTGCTTGTCTTGCGCCGCCGCCCCTGGATGCGCCGCGGCGAGGTCTTTCTTTTCTACCTGGCCTATTACTCCCTGGGGCGATTCTGGATCGAGGGGCTGCGCATGGACTCGGAGATGGTCGGCGACTTCCGGTTGCCCCAACTGTTGAGCCTGGCCTGGATGGCCTTTGCCGTCGCTGCCTACTACTACCGGCGGAAAAGGGGCTATGCCGATGAACCGGCCACGCCGACCACGCCAGAGTCGGCGAACCTTGAGACGAAGCGGGGCTGA